Proteins encoded together in one Candidatus Caldatribacterium sp. window:
- a CDS encoding transposase, with translation MSVEEIVRLVGFFYGKIVPHLPKPSTRRGRPRKFSDQEILSLLLVKEMYALSFREVLSLFRSFSTEVPSLNDFHYRARRLKEAVQLLIRCIHDSLQEEVKTVIVDGTGIGYKRKTYLNWLHSVSFIVSGQHCSSPSRFPQIP, from the coding sequence ATGAGTGTTGAGGAAATCGTAAGGCTTGTCGGGTTCTTCTACGGGAAGATTGTACCACACCTCCCAAAACCTTCCACTCGAAGGGGGAGACCTCGGAAATTCTCTGACCAAGAGATTCTCTCTCTCCTCCTCGTGAAGGAGATGTACGCCCTCTCCTTCAGGGAAGTTCTCTCCCTCTTCAGGAGTTTTTCTACGGAGGTACCATCCCTCAATGACTTCCACTACCGGGCAAGGAGGCTCAAAGAGGCGGTGCAGCTCCTCATAAGGTGCATCCACGACAGCCTGCAGGAGGAGGTCAAGACAGTCATCGTAGATGGAACAGGTATTGGGTACAAGAGGAAGACCTACCTCAACTGGCTCCATAGTGTCTCGTTTATTGTGTCCGGCCAGCATTGTAGCTCCCCGTCTCGATTTCCGCAAATCCCCTGA
- a CDS encoding sugar phosphate isomerase/epimerase, with protein sequence MKLGFMTACLPEMSLEELVAWASKNGFQMLEVACWPKVYEKRRYAGTQHIDVENLTEEEAARIRELFARHNLEISSLGYYPNNLDPNLENRRFYHEHLKKVIKAAQMLGVPVVGTFVGRDPKMNVEEALSEFSRVFPDLVKFAEDHGVKLAIENCPMLYTIDRWPGGTNLATTPAIWERMFEIIPSPYFGLNLDPSHLIWQQIDYVRAVHDFKEKIFHVHAKDTKILWDKLYEVGIFGFGWYVDKVAGTGDIDWSAFLTALHEVGYDYVVSIEHEDRSFERDTASKLRGILLAKQLIGPYIV encoded by the coding sequence ATGAAACTCGGATTCATGACCGCTTGCCTTCCAGAGATGAGTCTTGAGGAACTCGTGGCATGGGCGAGCAAGAACGGCTTCCAAATGCTTGAGGTGGCCTGCTGGCCGAAAGTTTACGAGAAGCGCCGGTACGCAGGAACGCAGCACATCGACGTGGAGAACCTCACAGAGGAGGAAGCGGCTCGCATTCGGGAGCTCTTTGCCCGGCATAACCTTGAAATCTCTTCCTTAGGGTACTATCCAAATAACCTCGATCCCAACTTAGAGAACCGCCGCTTCTACCATGAGCACCTCAAGAAAGTCATCAAGGCAGCACAGATGCTTGGAGTTCCTGTGGTGGGAACCTTTGTGGGGCGAGACCCCAAAATGAACGTAGAAGAGGCTTTAAGCGAGTTCTCTCGGGTTTTCCCGGACCTTGTGAAATTTGCCGAGGACCACGGGGTAAAACTCGCCATCGAGAACTGTCCTATGCTCTACACGATTGACCGGTGGCCAGGGGGGACAAATCTTGCCACTACTCCCGCCATCTGGGAGCGAATGTTTGAAATCATTCCCTCTCCGTACTTTGGCTTGAATCTTGATCCCTCACACCTCATCTGGCAGCAGATCGACTACGTTCGGGCAGTCCACGACTTCAAGGAAAAAATCTTCCACGTCCATGCCAAAGACACCAAAATTCTCTGGGATAAGCTGTATGAGGTGGGTATCTTTGGCTTTGGGTGGTATGTGGACAAGGTGGCCGGTACAGGCGATATCGATTGGTCTGCTTTTCTTACCGCTCTTCATGAGGTTGGATACGACTACGTTGTGAGCATAGAGCATGAGGACAGGAGTTTCGAGAGGGACACGGCGAGTAAACTCCGGGGTATTCTCCTTGCAAAGCAGCTCATTGGTCCCTACATAGTGTGA
- a CDS encoding Gfo/Idh/MocA family oxidoreductase, whose protein sequence is MGKRAPRKGGHRVKKVVQVGIIGAGFIGPAHAEAARRTFLAEVVAIADVNEDVARRKAQDLGVPHFFGDWRDLIRSDAVEVVHICTPNYLHYPMAKEALLAGKHVICEKPLAMNRREAEELVELAEKTRKVHAVHFNVRFYPLVREARELVHQGQVGKIFAIHGSYLQDWLFYETDYNWRLEPELSGPSRAVADIGSHWLDLVEFISGQRVVEVFADFATFHKVRKKPLKPVETYAGKILKPEDYEDVPINTEDYASVLLHFDRGAFGVMTVNQVAAGRKNRITYEIDGSSCALFWDSEHPNDLWIGRRDRANEILMKDPSLVSEATRRIISFPGGHNEGFPDTSKHFFREVYSAILESRPKEEWNFPTFVDGLREVVLCEAILESARRKTWVQVR, encoded by the coding sequence ATGGGCAAAAGAGCGCCTCGAAAAGGGGGTCATAGGGTGAAGAAGGTCGTACAAGTTGGGATTATTGGAGCTGGGTTCATCGGTCCTGCTCATGCGGAAGCAGCGCGGAGGACTTTTCTTGCGGAGGTTGTCGCCATAGCCGATGTGAACGAGGATGTTGCGCGTCGTAAGGCTCAAGATCTCGGGGTACCACACTTTTTCGGAGACTGGCGGGACCTCATCAGAAGTGATGCAGTTGAGGTTGTCCACATTTGCACTCCGAATTACCTCCATTACCCAATGGCAAAAGAGGCTCTTCTGGCAGGAAAACATGTCATCTGCGAGAAACCTTTGGCCATGAACCGGAGGGAAGCCGAAGAGCTCGTAGAACTCGCAGAAAAAACGAGAAAGGTCCATGCCGTTCACTTCAATGTCCGGTTCTATCCTCTGGTGCGGGAGGCTCGAGAGCTTGTGCACCAGGGACAGGTGGGGAAGATTTTCGCCATCCACGGCTCGTATCTTCAGGACTGGCTTTTCTACGAAACGGATTACAACTGGCGCCTTGAGCCTGAGCTCAGTGGTCCCTCGAGGGCCGTAGCGGACATTGGCTCTCACTGGCTCGACCTTGTGGAGTTCATTTCCGGCCAAAGAGTTGTGGAGGTCTTCGCTGATTTTGCCACTTTCCACAAAGTGCGGAAGAAACCCCTGAAACCTGTGGAGACATATGCGGGAAAGATTTTGAAACCCGAAGACTACGAGGATGTCCCTATCAATACCGAAGACTATGCCAGTGTTCTCTTACATTTTGACCGCGGTGCTTTTGGGGTTATGACCGTCAACCAGGTAGCGGCAGGAAGGAAAAACCGGATTACCTATGAAATTGACGGTTCTTCCTGTGCGCTCTTTTGGGATTCCGAACATCCCAACGACCTGTGGATTGGAAGGCGTGACAGGGCAAATGAAATCCTCATGAAGGATCCCTCTCTCGTGAGCGAGGCAACGCGTCGCATCATCTCTTTCCCAGGAGGCCACAATGAGGGATTCCCAGATACCTCGAAGCACTTCTTCCGGGAAGTGTACTCTGCCATCCTTGAGTCAAGACCAAAAGAAGAATGGAACTTCCCCACTTTTGTCGATGGATTGAGAGAGGTCGTGCTGTGCGAGGCCATCCTTGAGAGTGCCCGCCGAAAGACGTGGGTTCAAGTCCGATAG
- a CDS encoding ROK family protein — translation MAKALFLGIDLGGTNTKIALVDKDGAVLERSVIPTRAMRSAEEVLDDIAREALQLRQRFEARGFKVWAAGIGIPGLIDWKTGVGILLPNFPGKWHGVPVKEWLEKRLGIPVAVINDVRAITLAEKRFGAGKEVSSMVMVAIGTGIGGGVIIDGELYIGKDGSAGEFGHITVEPNGVRCGCGNRGCLEAYASGPAMVAQALRALVQQNDTLIRDLVGDDLARVTPKIIAEAAQKGDSVALEIIERSGAYIGQALSCICVVVNPEMIVIGGGVAQAGELLFESIRKGLRERLFMVPVDTIQFVPAQLGLDAGVIGTATWAKERLEKGVIG, via the coding sequence GTGGCAAAAGCATTATTTCTGGGAATTGACCTTGGGGGAACGAATACAAAGATTGCCCTCGTGGACAAGGATGGAGCTGTTCTTGAACGAAGTGTCATCCCCACGAGGGCCATGCGGAGTGCAGAAGAGGTCCTTGATGATATTGCTCGTGAGGCTCTGCAGCTTCGCCAAAGGTTCGAAGCCCGGGGATTCAAGGTCTGGGCAGCAGGAATCGGCATACCGGGGCTCATTGACTGGAAGACTGGAGTGGGCATTCTCCTCCCAAACTTTCCCGGAAAATGGCATGGTGTCCCGGTGAAGGAATGGCTCGAGAAGCGCCTCGGCATTCCAGTTGCCGTGATTAATGACGTCCGAGCAATTACCCTCGCCGAGAAACGCTTTGGTGCCGGAAAAGAAGTGAGCAGCATGGTCATGGTCGCCATCGGCACAGGCATTGGTGGAGGAGTCATTATCGATGGTGAGCTCTACATTGGGAAAGACGGAAGCGCAGGCGAATTCGGTCACATCACTGTAGAACCAAACGGGGTGCGTTGTGGGTGCGGGAATCGTGGCTGCCTTGAAGCGTATGCCTCCGGTCCTGCCATGGTTGCCCAGGCCCTGCGGGCTCTCGTGCAGCAAAACGACACCCTCATTCGGGATCTCGTTGGCGATGATTTAGCGCGGGTGACTCCAAAGATTATCGCCGAAGCTGCTCAAAAAGGTGATAGCGTCGCTCTTGAAATCATCGAGCGAAGCGGCGCCTATATCGGACAAGCGCTCTCATGCATCTGCGTCGTGGTGAATCCGGAAATGATTGTCATTGGCGGGGGTGTTGCCCAGGCGGGAGAACTCCTTTTTGAGAGCATCCGAAAGGGACTGCGGGAGCGACTCTTCATGGTTCCCGTGGATACCATTCAGTTTGTTCCTGCGCAACTTGGTCTTGATGCGGGTGTTATCGGAACGGCAACATGGGCAAAAGAGCGCCTCGAAAAGGGGGTCATAGGGTGA